From a region of the Besnoitia besnoiti strain Bb-Ger1 chromosome I, whole genome shotgun sequence genome:
- a CDS encoding IQ calmodulin-binding motif domain-containing protein (encoded by transcript BESB_001930) gives MRGGAVHDFRPVFGSGGAGPHAHAGPGVSVNCGRQLRLTINSGEFLTQVPPELPCEAVGQLKELVRSQIRTWVHFPLFRHIVNVNCAAAFSYPFFTDPSSEKSAQLNRQFHGQRPREGASRLARDGEAACRCTAAGVGSRAASGGESREGWGAARADGEEARGGRGERGAGECGLETDIWPEPRGKPGSSGCSSLQAVAGWQGRDKRMEGAPWSPEAAEEEEALSLGSSQEWKGQCGRSRGERTQSFASDLTAPGEKRQDSTRARGTPESDSPTASPSSSCSSSAFKQYGGESGDDAHSSGTEFALQSQSHPFANSNAFFVPSDPATFLSPQDAGPNPPSHAPAVFPEATPGDASRPWHEDRDAREAPARRSEHSPPLSRSSSTKFGSQSPGAYHTHMFAPAVFSSLSGGASSSWCCRAALASCAEDRENSLAFWKSSSPASKLQVLRCMLADTAAATIQRVVRGHLGRLRMEKLLAERREFLRLSRAATVIQAGWRRVKAQEAFLVLHFAAIFARERQEAAVKIQAFWKMRIQRDKYRTMHLVECLSALRRLAAIELQRVWRGRVTRKVLDDEWQKWIIKWPWDKPGTIVEVVGDFSNPPWTKRYLMTYCYVRRCFILPLPRKPGRYEVKFIVDGRYVCDGSQTVVADGNGHFNNLIRVRPSTKSPFRELRDRLQQLQEQSQEMYFRSASSPLCVAARPGGSFHGLEGLTLAPGTSLAEEGIAEAAESPRADDWKNGAERCSEHASSGDENIEKQAPHATVPPTQALDPTPYAEGSRDAWNAVISPGSLSEREAGRFGGSTQPHFGHDAGGRAEGQSSLKDESLMPESLNDPGSSWPAAERDGARRGSPDGGGSGESDRGTRAGQRAPVSDESERDSRERNLFAGTEHCISTSAAAASPPSEKQERTRQASDSAEETDRSPGRGEANERSAELRSASKATADRDLLNTAPRRDGDEDADGGDESGLSSGRGTGSGRACVDVADGGGRGSGCSSGVDCVQRDTALQVHHTEDSGGVSPAGVAQIESSSVESVERRVVGAASSSEDNEETTSQARGEGDQTQRALASLSRGCADDQGASRGSNRSDSRGGTHVSTGESSSSPSHDRGGTVATENDRDIKGQQQSVKRGGIQRGQKGQCPAAAVTAEEGNSRSTGDVGQAEVVCNKPGTAAQRETTAPSATQSSSERDAARAPALMLTSDISAEASSGGEGPGNGDAGGASRRGGRGRKRRSKKKPGNAGGRA, from the exons ATGCGGGGTGGCGCAGTCCACGACTTCCGGCCGGTCTTCGGgtctggcggcgcagggccgCACGCCCACGCGGGCCCAGGCGTCTCCGTCAACTGCGGCAGACAGCTGAGACTCACGATCAACTCGGGAGAG TTTCTCACGCAAGTCCCTCCGGAGCTGCCTTGTGAAGCAGTTGGACAGCTCAAGGAGCTCGTGAG GTCTCAGATCCGGACCTGGGTCCACTTCCCCCTCTTCCGCCATATCGTGAATGTGAACTGCGCGGCTGCATTCTCGTATCCGTTCTTCACGGACCCGAGTTCGGAGAAATCCGCGCAGCTGAACCGGCAGTTCCACGgtcagcggccgcgggaaggagcctcgcgcctcgctagggacggcgaggcggcgtgccggtgcacagcagcaggcgtAGGATCCCGAGCGGCCTCTGGAGGCGAGAGCAGAGAAGGAtggggggcggcgcgtgcggatggggaggaggcgcggggaggccgcggagaaagaggcgccggcgagtgCGGCTTGGAAACCGACATCTGGCCTGAGCCCCGGGGCAAGCCTGGAAGCAGTGGCTGCAGCAGTTTGCAGGCGGTCGCGGGTTGGCAAGGGAGAGACAAGCGTATGGAGGGCGCTCCGTGGAGCCCGgaggcggccgaggaggaggaggcgctttcGCTGGGGTCGTCGCAGGAGTGGAAGGGGCAGTGTGGACGAAGCCGAGGCGAGAGGACCCAGTCTTTCGCGAGTGACCTGACGGCGCCTGGAGAGAAGCGACAAGActcgacgcgagcgcgaggcacgccCGAGTCTGACTCGCCTactgcgtcgccgtcatCGAGCtgttcttcgtctgccttcAAGCAGTACGGCGGAGAAAGTGGAGATGACGCGCACAGCAGCGGAACCGAGTTCGCACTCCAATCGCAAAGCCACCCATTCGCGAATTCCAACGCCTTTTTTGTGCCCTCCGACCCTGCGACGttcctctcc CCCCAGGACGCGGGGCCGAACCCCCCCTCccacgcgccggcggtctTCCCCGAGGCGACCCCCGGGGACGCGTCCCGGCCGTGGCACGAggacagagacgcgcgagaggcacccgcgcggaggagtgAGCACTCCCCACCGCTGTCCAGGTCGTCCTCGACCAAGTTCGGCAGTCAGTCTCCCGGGGCCTACCACACGCACATGTTCGCCCCTGCCGTATTCTCGTCCCTCAGCGGAGGAGCCTCTTCGTCGTGGTGCTGCcgagccgcgctcgcgtcgtGTGCAGAGGACCGAGAAAactccctcgccttctggaagtcgtcctcgcccgcctccaaGCTGCAAGTTCTCCGGTGCATGCTAGCGGACACTGCTGCG GCGACGATTCAGCGAGTGGTGCGCGGGCACTTGGGGCGGCTTAGAATGGAGAAGCTGCTCGCCGAGCGAAGGGAGTTCCTTCGTCTCAGCCGAGCGGCCACGGTCATCCAGGCAGGCTGGAGGCGCGTGAAGGCCCAGGAGGCGTTCCTCGTTCTCCACTTCGCGGCGATATTTGCCCGAGAGCGGCAGGAGGCCGCCGTCAAGATTCAGGCCTTCTGGAAAATGAGGATTCAGCGCGACAAATATCGCACCATGCACCTG GTGGAGTGTCTGTCGGCCTTGCGGCGGCTGGCAGCCATTGAGCTCCAGCGCGTGTGGCGAGGAAGAGTCACGCGCAAAGTCCTCGACGACGAGTGGCAGAAATGGATCATCAAGTGGCCGTGGGACAAGCCTGGCACGATCGTCGAG GTTGTGGGCGACTTCTCTAACCCTCCGTGGACGAAGCGATATCTCATGACATACTGCTACGTGCGGAG ATGCTTCATTCTTCCCCTGCCACGCAAGCCAGGGCGCTACGAAGTGAAATTCATCGTGGACGGCCGCTACGTGTGCGACGGCAGTCAGACTGTTGTGGCG GACGGCAACGGACATTTCAACAACCTGATTCGCGTCAGACCGTCGACAAAGTCGCCGT TCCGCGAGCTTCGCGACCGGCTTCAGCAGCTCCAGGAGCAGAGTCAAGAGATGTACTTCAGGTCTGCCTCCTCCCCACTGtgcgtcgcggctcgcccaGGAGGAAGTTTCCACGGCTTGGAGGGCCTCACGTTGGCGCCGGGCACGAGTctcgcggaagaaggcaTTGCGGAGGCTGCCGAGTCTCCGCGGGCAGACGACTGGAAGAATGGAGCGGAACGCTGCAGCGAGCACGCGTCGAGTGGAGACGAAAACATTGAAAAGCAAGCGCCGCATGCGACTGTCCCCCCCACGCAGGCTTTGGACCCGACCCCCTATGCCGAAGGGAGCCGCGATGCATGGAATGCGGTCATCTCTCCCGGCAGCCTCTCGGAACGCGAGGCTGGCCGCTTCGGCGGCTCTACCCAGCCTCACTTCGGGCACGACGCGGGGGGAAGAGCAGAGGGACAGTCGTCTCTCAAAGATGAATCACTTATGCCGGAATCGCTGAACGACCCCGGGAGTTCGTGGCCTGCAGCTGAGCGAGATGGTGCTCGGCGAGGAAGCCCAGACGGGGGCGGTAGCGGCGAGTCTGACCGAGGAACGCGGGCTGGTCAACGGGCACCTGTGTCTGACGAATCAGaacgcgacagccgcgaacGAAACTTATTCGCGGGCACGGAGCACTGCATAAGCacgagcgccgctgcggcctcgccacCATCCGAGAAGCAAGAAAGGACGAGACAAGCGTCTGATAGCGCAGAAGAAACTGACAGGTCCCCCGGGCGAGGGGAAGCCAACGAGCGAAGCGCAGAGTTGCGTAGTGCCTCTAAAGCAACTGCAGACAGGGACTTGCTGAACACAGCTCCAcggcgcgacggagacgaggaTGCGGACGGCGGGGACGAATCAGGGTTGAGCAGCGGACGTGGCACAGGCAGCGGAAGGGCTTGCGTAGACGTGGCAGatggaggagggcgcggaagcggctgcTCTTCGGGCGTGGATTGTGTCCAGCGCGACACGGCTTTGCAGGTGCATCACACAGAAGATTCTGGAGGCGTAAGTCCAGCCGGAGTAGCACAGATCGAGTCTTCGTCTGTGGAGAGTGTGGAGAGGAGAGTAGtgggcgcggcctcttcaAGCGAGGACAATGAGGAAACAACGAGCCAGGCAAGGGGCGAGGGAGACCAGACGCAACGGGCACTCGCCAGTCTGTCTCGGGGGTGCGCGGACGACCAGGGAGCAAGCAGAGGTTCAAATCGATCTGACAGCAGGGGAGGGACCCACGTGTCGACGGGAGAAAGTAGCTCGAGTCCGAGCCACGATCGAGGAGGGACTGTCGCGACGGAGAACGACCGAGACATTAAAGGACAACAGCAGTCGGTCAAGAGAGGGGGAATCCAGAGAGGACAGAAGGGTCAGTGTCCAGCCGCAGCCGTTACGGCTGAGGAAGGTAATTCAAGGTCGACAGGAGACGTCGGACAAGCAGAAGTGGTGTGTAACAAGCCGGGGACAGCTGCACAGCGAGAGACGacagcgccttccgcgacACAGTCAAGCTCTGAGAGAGATGCGGCGCGGGCACCGGCGTTGATGCTGACCTCAGATATTTCAGCAGAGGCATCAAGCGGAGGTGAAGGCCCCGGGAACGGCGACGCTGGCGGAGCTagtcgaagaggaggcagaggaaggaagcgaCGTTCCAAGAAAAAGCCTGGAAAtgccggaggccgcgcctgA